In one Streptomyces sp. NBC_01288 genomic region, the following are encoded:
- a CDS encoding SigE family RNA polymerase sigma factor gives MGTVVDDAASEEFHAFFERHYAELSRLAHLLTGEADAADDLAADALLALWHRWDRVRAADHPAAYARGVVANLARTRIRSAVRERRRVALFWSQREETTENPDVAGVVDVQEALRRLPFRKRACVVLRHAFDLSEKDTALALGVSVGTVKSQTSKGMAELQRLLGPQSPPLRMHAALARGGETGGRTR, from the coding sequence GTGGGCACAGTCGTCGACGACGCCGCCTCCGAGGAGTTCCACGCCTTCTTCGAACGCCACTACGCCGAACTGTCCCGGCTCGCCCACCTGTTGACGGGTGAGGCGGACGCCGCCGACGATCTCGCGGCCGACGCGCTGCTCGCGCTCTGGCACCGCTGGGACCGGGTGCGCGCCGCCGACCATCCCGCGGCCTACGCCCGAGGGGTCGTCGCCAATCTGGCCCGAACCCGGATCCGCAGCGCGGTGCGCGAGCGGCGACGGGTCGCCCTGTTCTGGTCGCAGCGCGAGGAGACGACCGAGAACCCGGACGTGGCCGGCGTGGTCGACGTCCAAGAGGCCCTGCGCAGGCTGCCGTTCCGCAAGCGGGCCTGTGTCGTGCTGCGGCACGCGTTCGACCTGTCGGAGAAGGACACCGCGCTCGCCCTCGGTGTCTCCGTCGGTACGGTTAAGAGCCAGACGTCGAAGGGCATGGCCGAGTTGCAACGTCTGCTCGGCCCGCAGAGCCCTCCGCTGCGGATGCACGCGGCGCTGGCACGCGGCGGCGAGACCGGAGGGAGGACCCGATGA
- a CDS encoding cysteine hydrolase family protein produces the protein MANSALLVMDVQRDIVAMADDGSGYVPRLSRAIDGARAAGIPVIYVMIALRPGDLEVNPRNRAMANVVRAGLFTEGAPGTEIHHDVAPRQGDVVVTKRRGSAFSGSDLDLVLRARDIDSLVLTGIATSAVVLSTLWHAIDLDFGLTVLADACLDTDPEVHQFLTEKLFPRWADVVAVEDWLTAIAPQ, from the coding sequence ATGGCGAACAGCGCACTTCTGGTGATGGACGTCCAACGGGATATCGTGGCCATGGCCGACGACGGTTCCGGATATGTGCCGCGCCTGAGCAGGGCGATCGACGGTGCCCGGGCTGCCGGTATCCCCGTGATCTACGTCATGATCGCGCTACGGCCGGGCGATCTGGAAGTCAACCCTCGCAACAGGGCGATGGCGAACGTCGTGCGGGCCGGCCTGTTCACCGAGGGGGCTCCTGGCACCGAGATCCATCACGACGTCGCGCCCCGGCAAGGCGACGTCGTGGTCACCAAGAGGCGGGGTAGCGCGTTCTCGGGCAGCGACCTCGACCTGGTACTCAGGGCTCGCGATATCGACAGCCTTGTTCTCACCGGCATCGCCACCAGCGCCGTAGTGCTGTCCACCCTGTGGCACGCCATCGACCTGGACTTCGGCCTCACCGTTCTGGCGGACGCCTGCCTCGACACCGACCCCGAGGTGCACCAGTTCCTCACCGAGAAGCTGTTCCCCCGGTGGGCAGATGTCGTCGCCGTCGAGGACTGGCTCACAGCCATCGCACCGCAATAG
- a CDS encoding rhamnogalacturonan lyase B N-terminal domain-containing protein gives MSTHKKHLTRRRMLGASAIGVAATGAAVAGGTGLLSSASAAAFGYTDVGSNYVINTGGSLVLKVSKSTGDLTSLAYKGKEYEGYGGMHSHVESGLGTSTVSIKQSGSTILVKVVHGAITQWYAARSGENNVYLWTNKADASFTATRYIVRVKPGVFPNSGSDAWDSTTDTIIEAGDVWKHPDGTTRSKHYSGKRTIDYDHVGFTTGSVGLYLVRSNHEKASGGPFYRSLLRHSNEGGAGLYEILHYNEAQTEPERFGLQGPFVVAFTDGGTPSSSLFAANLDTSWADSFGITGWVGKAGRGKAAGVGLKGMDAKYPYTVGFSNADAQYWAKAAAGTGAFSCKGMLPGTYTLTVFKGELAVHSESVAVTAGSTTSLHTLSITGDPSTASPVWRLGNWDGTPGEFKNAELMTYAHPSDARAAKWTGNVTIGSGSEAASFPAYLWKGVNDGILVYFKLTAAQAAAAHTLRVGVTTAYINARPQVTVNDWVSAIPTPPTQPSTRDLTTGSYRGNNHTFVFNVPSSAWSSDATKYNVLKINVVSGSTGSGFLSPGTSFDCIDLLT, from the coding sequence TTGAGCACGCACAAGAAGCACCTCACCCGTCGGCGCATGCTCGGGGCCTCCGCGATCGGTGTCGCCGCCACCGGCGCGGCCGTCGCGGGCGGCACCGGTCTCCTCTCGTCCGCCTCCGCCGCCGCGTTCGGGTACACCGACGTCGGCTCCAACTACGTGATCAATACGGGTGGTTCGCTCGTCCTCAAGGTCTCCAAGTCGACCGGTGACCTCACGTCCCTGGCCTACAAGGGCAAGGAGTACGAGGGCTATGGCGGCATGCACTCGCATGTCGAGTCCGGGCTCGGCACCTCCACCGTCAGCATCAAGCAGTCGGGGTCGACGATCCTGGTGAAGGTCGTGCACGGGGCGATCACCCAGTGGTACGCGGCCCGCAGCGGCGAGAACAACGTCTACCTGTGGACGAACAAGGCGGACGCCTCCTTCACCGCGACGCGTTACATCGTGCGCGTGAAGCCGGGGGTGTTCCCCAACTCCGGTTCGGACGCGTGGGATTCGACCACCGACACGATCATCGAGGCCGGTGACGTCTGGAAGCACCCGGACGGCACGACCCGCTCCAAGCACTACTCGGGCAAGCGGACCATCGACTACGACCACGTCGGCTTCACGACGGGCTCGGTCGGCCTGTACCTGGTGCGCTCCAACCACGAGAAGGCGTCCGGCGGCCCGTTCTACCGCTCGCTGCTGCGCCACTCGAACGAGGGCGGGGCGGGGCTGTACGAGATCCTGCACTACAACGAGGCCCAGACGGAGCCCGAACGCTTCGGTCTTCAGGGCCCGTTCGTGGTGGCGTTCACGGACGGCGGGACCCCCTCGTCCTCCCTCTTCGCGGCGAACCTCGACACCTCCTGGGCGGACTCGTTCGGCATCACCGGCTGGGTCGGCAAGGCGGGGCGGGGGAAGGCGGCTGGCGTCGGTCTGAAGGGGATGGACGCCAAGTACCCCTACACCGTGGGCTTTTCCAACGCGGACGCGCAGTACTGGGCGAAGGCCGCGGCCGGCACCGGTGCCTTCTCCTGCAAGGGGATGCTCCCGGGGACGTACACGCTGACCGTCTTCAAGGGTGAACTCGCCGTGCACAGCGAGTCGGTGGCGGTGACGGCGGGCAGTACGACATCTCTGCACACCCTGAGCATCACCGGTGACCCGTCCACCGCGTCGCCGGTGTGGCGGCTCGGCAACTGGGACGGTACGCCAGGAGAGTTCAAGAACGCCGAGTTGATGACGTACGCGCATCCCTCCGACGCCCGTGCGGCGAAGTGGACCGGGAACGTCACGATCGGCAGTGGCAGCGAGGCCGCATCCTTCCCGGCGTACCTGTGGAAGGGTGTCAACGACGGCATCCTCGTCTACTTCAAGCTCACCGCGGCACAGGCCGCCGCCGCGCACACGCTGCGCGTCGGTGTCACGACGGCGTACATCAACGCCCGTCCCCAAGTGACCGTGAACGACTGGGTCTCGGCCATCCCCACGCCTCCCACACAGCCCTCCACGCGCGATCTCACCACGGGTTCCTACCGCGGAAACAACCACACGTTCGTTTTCAACGTCCCTTCCAGTGCGTGGAGTTCGGACGCGACGAAGTACAACGTGTTGAAGATCAACGTCGTCAGTGGTTCGACGGGGTCGGGGTTCCTCAGCCCTGGCACGTCGTTCGACTGCATTGACCTGCTGACCTGA